The Pseudomonadota bacterium genome includes a region encoding these proteins:
- a CDS encoding octaprenyl-diphosphate synthase — translation MNDASTRRASLTLEDVLETAREDRKAVDRLIVERLRSDVVLVNQISQHIISGGGKRLRPLVHLLSARAAGYRGRDHIKLAAIIEFIHTSTLLHDDVVDESAHRRGRVTAHRVWGNAASVLVGDFLYSRSFQLMVELGQMTIMNILADTTNTIAEGEVLQLMQMGNADLTVDDYYQVISDKTACLFAASARLGGILAGMTRLDCDRLADYGLRLGQAFQITDDVLDYRASSRDIGKDIGDDLAEGKVTLPLILALSGASERDRNTIRGMIENGGSDRIDEARRILHQTGALEQALLQARALAGQAMDALTFLPHSQERGALQFLARYAVDRTL, via the coding sequence ATGAATGATGCTTCGACCCGCCGCGCCTCCCTGACCCTGGAAGACGTCCTCGAGACCGCCCGCGAAGACCGCAAGGCCGTCGATCGGCTGATCGTCGAACGGCTCCGGTCCGATGTGGTGCTGGTCAACCAGATCAGCCAGCACATCATCAGCGGCGGCGGCAAACGCCTGCGGCCGCTGGTCCACCTGCTCAGCGCCCGCGCCGCCGGCTACCGGGGTCGCGATCACATCAAGCTGGCGGCCATCATCGAGTTCATTCATACCTCAACACTGTTGCATGACGATGTCGTCGATGAGTCGGCCCATCGCCGTGGCCGCGTGACCGCGCACCGGGTCTGGGGCAACGCGGCCTCGGTCCTGGTTGGCGACTTTCTCTACTCGCGCAGTTTCCAGCTGATGGTCGAACTCGGCCAGATGACGATCATGAACATCCTGGCCGATACGACCAATACCATTGCCGAGGGTGAAGTGCTGCAGCTGATGCAGATGGGTAATGCCGACCTCACGGTCGACGACTACTACCAGGTCATCTCCGACAAGACCGCCTGCCTGTTTGCCGCCAGCGCACGTCTGGGCGGCATACTGGCTGGCATGACGCGCCTCGACTGTGATCGCCTGGCCGACTACGGACTGCGTCTGGGACAGGCGTTTCAGATTACTGACGATGTTCTTGACTATCGCGCCAGCAGCCGGGATATCGGCAAGGACATCGGTGACGACCTGGCCGAAGGCAAGGTCACCCTGCCGCTGATTCTGGCGCTGTCAGGCGCCAGCGAACGGGACCGGAACACGATCCGGGGCATGATCGAAAACGGCGGCAGCGACCGCATCGACGAGGCACGGCGCATTTTGCATCAGACCGGGGCCCTCGAACAGGCCCTGCTTCAGGCCCGCGCGCTGGCCGGCCAGGCCATGGACGCACTCACGTTCCTGCCCCATTCGCAAGAGCGCGGCGCGCTGCAATTCCTTGCCCGATACGCGGTCGATCGCACCCTCTGA